A DNA window from Undibacterium sp. YM2 contains the following coding sequences:
- a CDS encoding EAL domain-containing protein, giving the protein MNTIEQEGIDIEAELNTAIDTAALSLHYQPTVDLQTGYVAGAEALLRWQHPIHGRIPPAVLIPVAEKSDLIVRLGEWIIKQVCKDIAQWNLAGLNPPCIAINISPIQLQSSDFNRRLSEILESMAVTPDKVSLEITEQILMYRSDKIDKAFSDFKKQGFTLALDDFGTGYSALSYLKHYPFDFVKIDQSFVQELPHNLDDASITRAVISMAHSLGIKVIAEGVETEAQCKFLSDNMCDQIQGHFFARPLNSEQMQLFLGENHVLDKHLLRLGKPERTLLLVDDEPNILSALKRLLRRDEYRILTAGGGHEGLEILEKNRVDVIISDQRMPIMTGVDFLRSAKQKYPDTIRIILSGYTELQYITDAINEGAIYKFLTKPWDDEQIRANIREAFHYKEMEDENRRLTLQVQTTNQELIHTNKLLAEMLEQKQKQISRDELSLSIVREVLQYVPLPIIAVDDEDMVVFINSSAEKIIPPSRLELGCQIDYMIPDAGPGIRESSEGLWFPVKVQGQLYNAQWKNLGATQKSTGKIVMLIDDRHRH; this is encoded by the coding sequence ATGAATACGATAGAACAAGAAGGAATCGATATAGAGGCGGAGCTTAATACCGCTATCGATACCGCAGCATTGAGCTTGCACTATCAACCCACAGTCGATTTGCAAACTGGGTACGTGGCAGGAGCGGAAGCATTGTTACGCTGGCAGCACCCGATTCATGGCCGGATCCCGCCAGCAGTACTGATCCCGGTTGCCGAAAAATCTGATCTCATCGTGCGTCTGGGAGAATGGATTATCAAGCAAGTGTGCAAGGATATCGCCCAGTGGAATCTGGCGGGACTGAACCCACCCTGCATTGCCATTAATATATCTCCCATACAATTGCAAAGCAGTGACTTTAACCGTCGCCTTTCTGAAATACTGGAGAGCATGGCAGTCACACCAGATAAAGTATCACTGGAAATAACTGAGCAGATACTGATGTATCGTAGTGACAAAATAGACAAAGCATTCAGCGATTTTAAAAAACAGGGGTTTACCCTGGCTCTGGATGATTTTGGTACTGGTTATTCTGCACTGAGCTATCTAAAGCATTATCCGTTTGACTTTGTCAAGATTGATCAATCTTTTGTTCAGGAATTACCGCACAATCTTGACGATGCCTCGATCACCAGAGCTGTAATATCCATGGCGCACAGCCTGGGCATCAAAGTTATTGCTGAAGGAGTTGAGACTGAGGCGCAATGCAAATTCCTGAGCGACAATATGTGTGACCAGATACAGGGACATTTCTTCGCAAGACCTCTGAACTCGGAGCAAATGCAGCTTTTCCTGGGCGAGAACCATGTCCTGGACAAACATTTACTACGTCTGGGGAAACCTGAGCGTACCCTCCTCCTGGTCGATGACGAACCCAATATACTGAGTGCACTCAAGCGTCTGTTGCGCCGGGATGAATACCGCATATTGACCGCTGGCGGTGGTCATGAAGGTTTGGAAATCCTGGAAAAGAACCGGGTCGATGTCATTATTTCTGATCAAAGAATGCCCATCATGACAGGCGTTGATTTTTTACGCAGCGCCAAACAAAAATATCCCGACACTATCCGTATCATCTTGTCCGGCTATACCGAGCTTCAATACATCACTGACGCCATTAACGAAGGGGCAATCTACAAATTTCTGACCAAACCCTGGGATGATGAGCAAATACGTGCCAATATCCGGGAAGCGTTTCATTACAAGGAAATGGAAGATGAAAACCGGCGGCTGACCTTACAGGTTCAAACGACCAACCAGGAACTGATCCATACCAATAAATTACTGGCAGAAATGCTGGAACAAAAACAAAAGCAAATCAGCCGTGACGAACTCAGCCTGAGCATAGTACGCGAAGTATTGCAGTATGTACCCCTGCCCATCATTGCAGTCGATGACGAGGACATGGTGGTATTCATCAATAGCTCAGCGGAAAAAATCATCCCTCCATCAAGACTGGAGCTTGGCTGTCAAATCGATTACATGATACCGGACGCAGGTCCCGGAATACGGGAATCTTCTGAAGGGCTATGGTTTCCCGTCAAGGTGCAGGGGCAACTCTACAATGCGCAATGGAAAAACCTGGGGGCGACACAAAAATCAACCGGCAAAATTGTCATGCTCATTGATGACCGTCATCGCCACTGA
- a CDS encoding ATP-binding protein: MVNQFDEFSVLPATNAAPQPASVVGISTDARLQYLIDNTPAIIYSSVPTGDFKMTFVSNNALHVLGYHPDEMVADPNFWFEHIHPSDVPEIFSSIAKLFTEGERTYEYRFMSRSGQYVWMHDMLRLIRDKDGNPVEVVGSLTDITKRKEMEAALFKKGEEQQLLIKKLQEAHEQLLQSEKMASVGQLAAGIAHEINNPIGFINSNIGSLQNYVEKLFEVINQYEDLIQQQSSPDAARKMEEFKEKADLEFLKEDIQDLVRESMDGLKRVKDIVQSLKDFSHVGETDWQEADLHQGIDSTLNIVKNEIKYKANVVKEYGQVPLVKCIISQVNQVVMNLLVNASHAIKENGMIKISTGCEKDMAWIKVLDTGSGIPQENLNRIFEPFFTTKPVGSGTGLGLSLSYGIIKKHGGRIDVQSVVGKGTCFTVWLPLNQINTPSEP, encoded by the coding sequence ATGGTGAATCAATTCGACGAATTCAGCGTTCTACCGGCAACTAATGCTGCCCCACAGCCCGCTTCGGTCGTAGGTATCTCAACGGATGCCAGACTCCAATACCTGATCGACAATACCCCAGCCATCATCTATAGCAGCGTACCTACGGGTGATTTCAAAATGACTTTTGTCAGCAACAATGCCTTGCATGTGCTTGGCTACCATCCTGATGAAATGGTTGCTGACCCTAATTTTTGGTTTGAGCATATACATCCTAGTGATGTACCTGAAATTTTCTCCAGCATTGCCAAATTGTTTACCGAAGGTGAAAGAACCTACGAATATCGCTTCATGAGCCGCAGCGGCCAGTATGTATGGATGCATGACATGCTGAGACTGATACGCGACAAGGATGGTAATCCTGTTGAAGTTGTGGGTTCCTTGACTGACATCACCAAACGCAAGGAGATGGAAGCTGCGCTCTTCAAAAAGGGTGAAGAACAGCAGCTTTTAATAAAAAAACTGCAAGAGGCCCACGAACAGTTATTGCAATCAGAAAAAATGGCTTCAGTCGGCCAACTGGCCGCTGGTATCGCTCATGAAATTAATAATCCCATAGGTTTTATCAATTCAAATATCGGCAGTTTGCAAAACTACGTAGAAAAATTATTTGAAGTCATCAATCAGTATGAGGATTTGATACAGCAGCAGTCTTCTCCAGACGCCGCCAGAAAAATGGAAGAATTCAAAGAAAAGGCCGACCTGGAATTTTTAAAGGAAGATATACAGGATCTGGTGCGCGAATCCATGGATGGGCTCAAACGCGTGAAAGATATCGTGCAGTCTTTGAAGGATTTTTCTCATGTCGGCGAAACAGACTGGCAGGAAGCCGACCTGCACCAGGGGATAGACAGCACGCTGAACATCGTCAAAAACGAGATCAAATACAAAGCCAATGTCGTCAAGGAATACGGTCAGGTTCCATTGGTGAAATGCATTATTTCCCAGGTCAATCAGGTTGTCATGAACTTGCTGGTGAATGCCTCACATGCCATCAAAGAAAACGGCATGATCAAAATCAGCACAGGATGCGAGAAAGATATGGCATGGATCAAGGTATTGGATACTGGTTCTGGTATTCCGCAAGAAAATCTGAATCGCATCTTCGAACCTTTTTTTACGACTAAACCCGTAGGTAGTGGCACTGGCCTGGGTTTATCGCTTTCCTACGGCATCATCAAAAAACATGGCGGACGTATCGATGTACAAAGCGTTGTGGGAAAAGGTACTTGTTTCACTGTCTGGTTACCATTGAACCAGATAAACACACCCTCTGAGCCATGA
- the urtA gene encoding urea ABC transporter substrate-binding protein: MSRRTVLKATAVAAMTLAASGWLTQAQAADTIKVGILHSLSGTMAISETSLKDVALMTIDEINAKGGVMGKKLEAVIVDPASNWPLFAEKARQLVSQDKVSVVFGCWTSVSRKSVLPVFKELNSLLFYPVQYEGEELEKNVFYTGAAPNQQAIPATEYLMSKEGGGAKRFVLLGTDYVYPRTTNKILRAFLHSKGVKDTDIDEVYTPFGHSDYQTIVANIKKFAAGGKTAVISTINGDSNVPFYKELGNAGLKATDVPVVAFSVGEEELRGVDTKPLVGHLAAWNYFQSVKNPVNTEFIKKWKDYAVAKKLPNAATVVTNDPMEATYVGMYMWKQAVEKAKSTDTDKVIAAMGGQTFKAPSGFELTMDKTNHHLHKPVMIGEIKADGQFSVVYKTKAPIRAQPWSPYIPGNEGKQKL, from the coding sequence ATGTCACGTCGTACTGTTTTGAAAGCAACTGCTGTCGCCGCAATGACCCTGGCCGCTTCTGGCTGGCTTACGCAGGCACAGGCCGCCGATACCATCAAGGTCGGCATTCTGCATTCCCTGTCTGGCACTATGGCAATCTCGGAGACATCTCTCAAAGATGTGGCCCTGATGACGATAGATGAAATCAATGCCAAGGGCGGTGTCATGGGTAAAAAGCTGGAAGCGGTGATCGTTGATCCAGCCTCCAACTGGCCGCTGTTTGCTGAGAAGGCCCGCCAACTGGTATCGCAAGACAAAGTATCCGTCGTGTTTGGTTGCTGGACTTCGGTATCACGTAAATCCGTCCTGCCCGTTTTCAAGGAACTCAATAGCCTACTGTTTTACCCGGTGCAGTATGAAGGTGAAGAGCTTGAGAAAAACGTTTTTTACACAGGTGCCGCACCTAACCAGCAAGCCATTCCTGCGACTGAATACCTGATGTCGAAAGAGGGAGGCGGTGCCAAGCGTTTTGTCTTGCTGGGTACTGACTATGTGTATCCGCGCACCACCAACAAAATCCTGCGCGCCTTCTTGCATAGTAAGGGAGTCAAGGATACTGACATCGATGAAGTGTATACCCCATTCGGCCACTCTGATTACCAGACCATCGTTGCCAATATCAAGAAATTTGCTGCGGGTGGCAAGACTGCGGTTATCTCCACCATCAATGGTGACTCCAATGTCCCATTCTATAAAGAACTCGGCAATGCGGGCTTGAAGGCAACTGATGTGCCTGTCGTTGCATTCTCAGTCGGTGAAGAAGAGTTACGCGGTGTCGATACCAAGCCATTGGTCGGTCATCTGGCCGCCTGGAATTACTTCCAGTCTGTAAAAAACCCGGTGAATACTGAATTCATCAAGAAATGGAAAGACTATGCAGTCGCCAAAAAACTGCCTAATGCAGCAACGGTGGTGACCAATGATCCTATGGAAGCGACTTATGTAGGTATGTATATGTGGAAGCAGGCTGTTGAAAAAGCCAAATCCACAGATACTGACAAAGTCATTGCTGCCATGGGCGGGCAGACTTTCAAGGCACCTTCCGGTTTTGAATTGACGATGGACAAAACCAATCATCACTTGCACAAGCCAGTCATGATAGGTGAGATCAAGGCTGATGGTCAGTTCAGCGTCGTCTATAAAACCAAGGCACCTATCCGTGCGCAACCATGGAGCCCTTACATTCCGGGTAATGAAGGTAAACAAAAACTGTAA